From Xyrauchen texanus isolate HMW12.3.18 chromosome 12, RBS_HiC_50CHRs, whole genome shotgun sequence, one genomic window encodes:
- the sdr42e2 gene encoding putative short-chain dehydrogenase/reductase family 42E member 2, translated as MKENRSMCQVEQLPCACLLDLATGCHRQTHTRSATGAPMRHRANGAVGALCNGPNCVVATRLEGSDQGRSGVGRVLVTGGAGYFGFRLGRALASQGASVILLDLHKPPWDIPDGAVFYQSDIRDYDALYKICAGVDIIFHTASYGMSGPEQLRRKQIESVNVGGTNNVINVCTERGIFRLIYTSTVNVAFTGRPIEEGDEDSVPCVPLDMHIDHYSRTKAIADRMVLAANGRSVKGGGLLYTCVLRPSGIYGPEERRHLHRVMVNVERRLFSFCFGDPNAKMNWVHVDNLVMAHTLASEGLTAKRNFVASGQAYFINDGESVNVFEWLTPLFERLGYNRPLIHLPVSLVYSAAILMERLHVALSPIVEIPLLLTRNEVRNIAVSHTFKIEKARRDLGFCPLKYSLTESVDQYLWNRQSCSAASLLNTQYLFLLLLLLLIGFIVIMICSTRLEY; from the exons ATGAAGGAGAACAGGTCCATGTGTCAGGTGGAGCAGCTGCCCTGTGCATGCCTGCTGGATTTAGCCACCGGCTGCCACCGGCAAACCCACACACGCAGTGCCACGGGTGCCCCGATGAGACACAGAGCCAACGGTGCGGTCGGCGCCTTGTGCAACGGTCCTAACTGTGTGGTCGCCACTAGGTTGGAGGGCTCAGACCAGGGACGGAGCGGGGTTGGGAGGGTCCTAGTCACTGGAGGGGCTGGATACTTTGGATTCAGGCTGGGTCGAGCTTTGGCCAGCCAAGGTGCCTCGGTCATATTGCTGGATCTCCACAAGCCTCCTTGGGATATCCCAGATGGAGCGGTCTTCTATCAG agTGATATCCGTGATTATGATGCCCTTTATAAGATCTGTGCTGGAGTGGACATCATATTTCACACTGCTTCTTATGGGATGTCCGGTCCTGAACAG CTGAGGAGAAAGCAGATTGAATCAGTCAATGTTGGCGGCACAAACAATGTCATAAACG TCTGTACAGAGCGAGGCATCTTCAGACTGATCTATACCAGCACAGTGAATGTGGCATTTACAGGCAGGCCCATTGAGGAAGGAGATGAAGATTCAGTTCCTTGTGTGCCACTGGACATG CACATTGACCATTACTCCAGGACTAAAGCTATCGCCGACCGCATGGTGCTCGCTGCCAACGGAAGATCAGTAAAAG GAGGTGGTCTTCTCTATACATGTGTGCTGCGTCCATCTGGTATCTACGGTCCTGAAGAGAGGAGACATTTACATAGAGTGATG GTGAATGTGGAGAGGAGGTTGTTCAGCTTTTGTTTTGGGGATCCTAATGCCAAGATGAACTGGGTCCATGTAGATAATCTGGTTATGGCTCATACTTTAGCATCAGAAGGACTGACTGCAAAACGAAACTTTGTGGCG AGTGGACAGGCTTACTTTATCAATGATGGGGAGTCTGTCAATGTTTTTGAGTGGTTGACGCCTCTG TTTGAAAGACTGGGATACAATCGACCATTGATCCACCTTCCTGTATCACTGGTCTACTCAGCAG CAATTCTCATGGAGCGACTGCATGTGGCTCTGAGTCCTATAGTGGAAATTCCATTGCTTCTGACAAGAAATGAG GTGAGAAACATCGCTGTCAGCCACACCTTTAAGATCGAGAAGGCACGGCGAGACCTTGGCTTCTGTCCTCTGAAGTACAGTCTGACCGAATCGGTGGATCAGTATCTATGGAACCGGCAGTCGTGCTCTGCTGCGTCTCTTCTGAACACACAGTACCTCTTCCTGCTGCTCCTGCTGCTTCTGATCGGATTCATCGTGATCATGATTTGCTCTACGAGGTTGGAGTACTAA